One genomic window of Trichosurus vulpecula isolate mTriVul1 chromosome X, mTriVul1.pri, whole genome shotgun sequence includes the following:
- the SASH3 gene encoding LOW QUALITY PROTEIN: SAM and SH3 domain-containing protein 3 (The sequence of the model RefSeq protein was modified relative to this genomic sequence to represent the inferred CDS: inserted 5 bases in 3 codons; deleted 2 bases in 1 codon) — protein MLRRKPSNASEKEPNQKKKLSLQRSSSFKDFAKSKPSSPVVSEKEFNLEDNIPEDDTGGPPTEDAGKSAKKLGKKWRAVISRTMNRKMGKTMVKALSEGMGDTLEEGLASPTSPDCLLEGLASENMPLAFTDQEDDSHPALSRQTSTSSELGSPGPGTVGCGQTSLRVEELMAPMYTGPFCGRARVHTDFTPSPYDRDSLKLQKGDVIQIVEKPPVGTWLGLLNGRLGSFKFIYVDVLPEEAVGPARRSRQRPSKGKRLKPKTLHELLERIGLEEHASTLLLNGYQTLEDFKELRETHLSELNIVDPQHRVKLLTAAELLLDYDTGSEAEEGPQTNLEPAPEHTLDSKADIPRDSGCFEGSESGRDESELTAPEEQLQALSLEAGAGAGPGGAGTLRACPGAPPTPAGAXAGSLCACAAPSSCSGTCFPGPCAKGTQPLYRXRRLAQPSGPRAGRRLTAEARSVGSCLLDPSPXIPILPSVVAVP, from the exons ATGCTGCGCCGTAAACCCTCCAACGCCAGTGAGAAGGAGCCAAACCAGAAGAAGAAG CTCTCCCTTCAAAGATCCAGCAGTTTCAAGGACTTTGCCAAGTCGAAGCCCAGCTCTCCTGTAGTGAGCGAGAAGGAATTTAATCTTGAGGACAAT ATCCCAGAAGATGACACAGGAGGCCCCCCCACAGAGGATGCTGGGAAGAGCGCAAAGAAGCTGGGAAAGAAGTGGAGGGCAGTGATTTCCCGCACCATGAACCGGAAGATGGGCAAGACGATGGTGAAGGCCCTGTCAGAGGGGATG GGAGATACTCTGGAGGAAGGGTTGGCCTCCCCAACCTCACCAGACTGCCTCCTGGAGGGCTTGGCTTCAGAGAACATGCCTCTGGCCTTTACTGACCAGGAGGATGACAGCCACCCAGCCCTCAGCCGCCAAACGTCCACTA GCAGCGAGCTGGGCAGCCCAGGCCCTGGCACTGTGGGCTGCGGGCAGACCAGCCTGAGGGTGGAGGAGCTGATGGCCCCGATGTACACAGGCCCCTTCTGTGGCAGGGCCCGGGTCCACACCGACTTCACTCCCAGCCCCTACGACAGGGACTCGCTGAAACTCCAG AAGGGGGATGTGATCCAGATTGTTGAGAAACCACCTGTGGGGACATGGCTTGGGCTGCTTAATGGCAGACTGGGCTCCTTCAAGTTCATCTATGTGGACGTGCTGCCTGAGGAGGCTGTGGGGCCTGCCCGGAGAAGCCGCCAACGTCCCAGCAAGGGCAAGAGACTGAAACCCAAGACCCTACACGAGCTGTTGGAGCGAATTGGCCTGGAG GAACACGCATCTACCTTGTTACTCAATGGCTACCAGACCCTGGAAGACTTTAAAGAGCTTCGGGAAACCCATCTCAGCGAGCTGAATATTGTGGATCCTCAGCACCGAGTCAAGCTGCTGACGGCTGCAGAGCTACTGTTAGATTATGACA CCGGCAGCGAGGCGGAAGAAGGTCCCCAGACGAACCTGGAGCCGGCGCCGGAGCACACGTTGGACTCCAAGGCCGATATTCCACGAGACTCGGGCTGCTTCGAAGGCTCGGAAAGTGGGCGGGACGAAAGCGAGCTGACAGCCCCCGAGGAGCAACTGCAAGCCCTGTCTCtggaggcgggggcgggggcggggcca GGCGGGGCCGGCACCCTGAGGGCCTGCCCTGGGGCCCCGCCCACGCCAGCCGGGGC CGCGGGCTCCCTCTGCGCCTGCGCGGCCCCGAGCTCCTGCTCTGGGACCTGCTTCCCGGGACCCTGTGCGAAAGGGACTCAGCCCTTGTACC CGAGAAGACTGGCGCAGCCGAGCGGCCCCCGGGCTGGCCGGCGGCTAACAGCAGAAGCCCGTTCTGTGGGGAGCTGCCTCCttgacccctcccc catccccatcctgcCCTCCGTGGTCGCAGTACCTTAG